GGCGATCACGTGGCCGTTGCTGAGGATGTAGGCGCGCGAACAGATGCCGAGCGTCTCGCGCACGTTGTGGTCGGTGATCAGCACGCCGATGTTGCGCGCCTGCAGGTGCTGCACGATCTTGCGGATGTCGATGACCGAGATCGGGTCGACGCCGGCAAAGGGTTCGTCGAGCAGAATGAAGCGCGGATTGGCGGCCAGCGCGCGGGCGATCTCGACGCGGCGGCGCTCGCCGCCGGACAACGAGATGCCGAGGCTGTTGCGGATATGCGGGATGTGCAGTTCCTCGAGCAGCTGCTCGAGCTCGGCCTGGCGCGCCCGGCGGTGCAGGTCGCGGCGGGTCTCGAGGATGGCGAGGATGTTTTCTTCCACCGTCAGCTTGCGGAACACCGAGGCTTCCTGCGGCAGGTAGCCGATGCCGAGCCGCGCGCGCGCGTGCATCGGCAGGTGGGTGATGTCTTCGCCGCCGAGCAGGATACGGCCGGCGTCCGCGGGCAGCAGTCCGGTGATCAGATAGAAGGCCGTGGTCTTGCCGGCGCCATTGGGCCCCAGCAGGCCGACTACCTCGCCGGTGGCGACCTGCAGCGACACGTCCTGCACCACGGCGCGCTTGCCGTAGCGCTTGGCCAGGTGATAGG
The genomic region above belongs to Nevskiales bacterium and contains:
- the lptB gene encoding LPS export ABC transporter ATP-binding protein: MSADGGNGQVVLAAYHLAKRYGKRAVVQDVSLQVATGEVVGLLGPNGAGKTTAFYLITGLLPADAGRILLGGEDITHLPMHARARLGIGYLPQEASVFRKLTVEENILAILETRRDLHRRARQAELEQLLEELHIPHIRNSLGISLSGGERRRVEIARALAANPRFILLDEPFAGVDPISVIDIRKIVQHLQARNIGVLITDHNVRETLGICSRAYILSNGHVIAEGAPQAILANETVRQVYLGEDFRL